Genomic DNA from Acidobacteriota bacterium:
GGGTGAATCGATGACACGGGTGCCAGGGGGGCGGGACGGCGCTGACATGGTGGCGACTTCGGGCGCCTTGCTGGTCGGCGGACGATGGATCGATCGCGACGAGACGATCGAAGTTCGCAACCCGCTCGACGGCACCCTCGCCGGGCGCGTGCCCAGGGGAACCGTCGCGGACGTCGACGAGGCCATTCGGTCGGCGGTCGACGCCCTGCGGACCGATTTTCCGGTGCACGCGCGCTGTGACGTGCTGCTCCGGGCGGCCGCCCTGATCGAACAACGGCAGGACGAGTACGCCTGGCACATTGCCGCCGAAGGGAGTAAGACCATTCGCGAAGCGCGGCGCGAGCCGCCGCGCGCGGCGCAGATCCTCCGGCTCGCCGCCGAGGAGGGGCGCCGTCTGGCCGGCGAGACCCTGCCGTTCGACAGCCGCGTGGGCTCCGAGAACCGCGTCGGCTACTACTTCCGCGTGCCGGTCGGCGTGATCGGTGCGATCACCCCCTTCAACGATCCGCTGGCCAGCGCCGCGCACAAGGTGGCGCCGGCGCTCGCCGGCGGCAATGCCGTCGTCTTGAAGCCGGCGTCGCGGACGCCGCTGTCGCCCTACCAGCTCGCGCGCGATCTCACCGAGGCCGGCCTGCCGCCGGGGCGTCTGAACGTCGTCTTCGGCGGCGGCCACGATCTGGGCGATGCGCTCGTCTCGGATCCGCGCGTCCGCATGGTCACGTTCACCGGCGGGCTGGCCGCCGGCGCGCGCGTCACGCGAAACGCCGGGATCAAGAAGCTGTCGCTCGAGCTGGGGTCGAATTCAGCCGTGATCGTGATGCCGGACGCCAACCTCGATCGCGCGGTGCGCGCGATCTCGGACGGCGCCTTCGCCCAGGCGGGACAGAACTGCCTCGGCGTGCAGCGCGTCCTGATCCATCGCGAGATCTACCACGCGTTCGCGGAGCGGTTCGTGGCGCACGTCGCCACGCTCCGCGCCGGATCGTCGATGGACGCGACGACCGACGTCTGCGCGATGATCAGCGAGCGCGAGGCGGAGCGCGTCGAGCAGTGGATTCGCGAGGCGGTGGACGGCGGCGCCACCGTGCTGGCGGGCGGCGGGCGCCGCGGCGCGCTCGTGCCGCCGACGGTCCTCTCGGGCGTGCCGCGCGGCGTGCGCCTCGACTCGGAGGAAGCGTACGGGCCGGTCGTGTCGCTGTACGAAGTCGGTTCGCTCGATGACGCCATCCAGGCGGCGAACGCCGTCAACTACGGGTTGCACGCGGCCATCTTCACCGAACGCCTCAGCGACGCGTTTGCCGCAGCGCGGCGCCTGGAGGTGGGTGCCGTGATCGTGAACGACTCGACCGACTACCGACTCGACGTGATGCCGTTCGGCGGCACGAAGATGAGCGGCATCGGCCGGGAGGGCATTCGCTTCGCGCTGCAGGAGATGACCGACACGCGCGTCGTGTGCCTGAACGTCTGACATGAAACGTCCCACGCTGCGCTGCCGCGCCACCCTCGCGCTCGCGGGCGTCTGGCTCGGAGTCGCGACCGCCGCCGCTCAGGACCAGACCACTTTCACCGTCGGCACCGCACGGGCGGCTCGCGGGCAGAAGGCGTTCGGCGCGATCGAGGTGCCCGCCGCTGCCGACGCGGGGCTGTCGATTCCCGTCGCGGTGATCCACGGCCCCCGCCCGGGACCCGTGCTCGCGCTCGTCGCGGGCTCGCACGGGACCGAGTACGCGTCCATCCTTGCCGTCGTGCGGCTGATTCAGTCGCTGGAGCCGGCGTCGATCCGCGGCACCGTGATCGCCGTTCCGCTCGTCAACCCGCGGTCGTTTCACGCGATCGTGCCCCATCCCCACCCGGTGGACGGCAGGAACATGAACCGGCGCTATCCCGGGAGCGCCTCCGGCTCGCAGACCGACCGCGCGAGCGCTCTCATCACGCGCGAGGTCCTCGCACGGGCCGACTACCTGATCGACTTCCACGGCGGCGACCTCGACGAGAGCCTCTATCCGTTCGCGTACTGGCCGCGAACGGGACGCGAAGCCCAGGACGCCGCGTCCCGCGCCATGGTCCTCGCCTTCGGGATCGATCACATCGTCCTCTCGACGGTGCGTCCGCCGGACGCGTCGAACCTCACCAGCATCTCGGGCGCGTCGAGCGCCCGCGGCACGCCCACGATCATCGTCGAGGCGGGGCACGCGGGGACCACCGAGCCGGACGACATCCGCGTGCTGGTCGACGGGACCGCGAGCGTGATGCGGCAGCTGGAGATGATCGACGGCCGGCCGGCGCCGATCGAGCGGCCGGTCTGGATCGATCGGATCGAGCGCGTGCCGGGCGGCACGAACGGCGTCTTCCAGCCGCTCGTGCGACGCGGACAGTACGTGGAAGCCGGAATGAAGGTGGGGATGGTGACCGACTATTTCGGCCGGAAGATTGCCGACGCCGTGTCGCCCGTCGCCGGCGTCGTCCTGTTCATCCGCGCGGTTCCGTCGATCGCCAGCGACGAGACGATTGCCTACATCGGCCCGCTCGCGCCGCCCCCCCGGTGACAGGCTCGAGGAGCTGCCGCTTCCCCGCGGGAGACGGCAACTCCTCGACGAGATGCCGGGCTTTGCCTACCGCCGGTTCCAGCCCTTGATCGGGCCGGGGTTCAGGAACTTCTCGGGCTCGATCCGGCCGTTGCGCTTGTAGACGACGCCGTTCTTCATGACGAACTGCACGTTGCGCAGCGAGTCGATGTCGTCGAGCGGGTTGCCGGGGACGGCGATGAGGTCGGCGTACAGGCCGGGTTTGATCGGACCGCGCTCGGCGATGAGGTCGGCCGCCTTGTAGCCGTTGATCGTCATCGCCTTCAGGATGTCCGCGTTCGGGATGCCGGCGGCCTTCCAGGTGCGCAGGAAGTCGATCGTCAGATCCCCCCGCGTCATCCAGCTCCCGTCGTCGCGCTTCATCCGCTCGTTCCAGTAATCCATGTCGGTCGAGAACGTCACGAGGACGCCCTTCTCCCAGGCGCTGCGGAGCTGGGCGACAGCCTGCTGGAACGCCTGCTCGGTGCCGCGGTACCTGGTGAACGGCGTGTCGGTGCTGGCGAGGAACATGCCTTTCTTCGCCATCTGCGCGTGGTGCTCGGAGGTGACGGCCCGGCCGTGCGAGATGATGTAGATGCCCGCGTCGATCGCGCGCTGGACCCCTTCGGGCGTCTGGCAGTGGCCGTCGACCTTGGCGCCTCCCTTGGCGGCCTCGCGGACGACCAGCTGCATGTCCTCGACCGAGTAGCCCCACGGCTTGCAGTCCACGCAGATCTTGATCGTCTTCGCGCCGAAGAGGAGGTTCTCGCGGACCGCGCGCGTGATCTCCTCGGGGCTGTTCGCATCGATGTACTCGGGGTACATGATGTCGTGGTGCTTGTACATTTCCGGGGTCGGCCAGTATTGGCCGCCCGTGCTGCCGATCATCGGCCCGGAGGGGATCACGGTCGGTCCCGGCAGCCAGCCCTGCTCGATCGCCGCCCGCAGGGCGGTGTCCGCGTAGAGCGCGTTGTTGCCGACGTCGCGGATGACGGTGAAGCCCGAGGCGAGCAGCTGCATGCCGTTGGACGCGGCCTGGATGGCACGCAGCGGCGTCGAGTCCTGCACGTAGGTGTAGTAGTAGACGTTGTTTTCCGGGATCTCCTTGTAGGTGATCGCCATGTGTGTGTGCGCATCGACGAGCCCCGGGAGCACGGACATCTGCGAGAGGTCGATGACCTCCGCCCCCTGCGGGATCGGGAGGTTCGCGCCGACGGCCTTGATGCGATCCCCTTCGATCACGATGACCTGGTTGGCGGCGGCCGTGCCGGTCTCGGGATCGATCAGCCGCCCGGCCTTGATGACCCTGACAGCCGAACCTGGCGCCGGCGCGGCAGGCGCGGGCTGGGCCTGCGCGCAGATCGGCAGGAGGACCGCGAGAGTCGACGCGAGCGTAACGGCACGGTTGAGCATTGAACGTCTCCTTTTGAGCTGGGTGTCCCCCGAAGGTGAGCGCCCTGATCAATATGTCCGGCGGCTCGCAGTGTCAAGTGAATATTTCACGAATGAAGCTATGGTATGCCAGCCAGGCACGTTGTTTAGAAAACTAATCGATGCAGCGGATATTTCTGAACATATCCGACGACACGCGGGAGCGTCCACCATGACCTTTACAACCGCCGCACCCGCGCGTAACATCGCGAATCCCGACTCGTCCTGTTTCGCCCCTGGACCGTTCGAATCGGAGCATTCCCATGGCTGGAGCATTCCCATGGCCGAAGACACGAAGTCGCCGGACGGTCCCGTGACGGATGACACGCCGGTCGAACCGGACGCCTGCGCTCTCCCGCGGCCGCTGACGCGTCGCGATTTCCTGGTCCGCAGCAACGCCGGCGCGGTCGCCGTCGGCGTGATGACCGGCGTGGGCTTCGCCGCCACGCTCGATCAGCGGGCCGCCAGGCCGGTCAGACCCGTGTCGCCGGCGGCCGCGCCGATGACGACGCGCCGCGTGACGCTCGACATCGACGGGAAGACGCGCGAGGTCACGGTGGATGTGCGCGAGAGCCTGTGGGAGACGCTGAACTATCAGCTCGGGCTGTCCAACGCGAACCTCGGATGCGACCGCGCGCAGTGCGGCGCGTGCACGGTGCTGGTGGACGGCAGGCCCGTCACCTCGTGCAGCATCCTGACGGCGCGACTGGGCCGCGGCCAGAAGATCCTGACGGTCGCCGGGATCACCCGCGGCCCGGGCGTCGAAGGGCTGCACCCGCTGCAGCGCGCCTTCTGGTTCGAGGGGGGGTTCCAGTGCGGGATCTGCACGCGGGGCGTCATCATGTCCGCCTACGCGTTGCTCGAGCGCAACCGGAACCCGACCGACGCGGACATCACGGAGGCGCTCGCCGGCAACATCTGTCGCTGCGGCGAATACGTGGGCATCATAAGCGCGGTCAGAAAGGCGGCCGCCGAGATGCGCGGCGAGCCGGTGACCTACAGCGCCGCGCCGAAGACCGGGATGACGGCCACGGCCGCGGCGGCACCCGCGGGCGAGAAGGCGTCGAAGCAGTTCGAGTTCGTGACGCCGCTCGGCACCATCGAGGTGTACGACGAGATCGCGCTCGAACTCAAGCAGACGCCCGGCATCGTGGACGTCTCCGGCTCGGAGCGGACGATCGCCGTGACCTGGGATTCCGCGAGGCTGGACGAGGCCAGGGTGCGGCAGCTGCTCGCGCAGTCCGGGCATCCCGTCAGGTGAGAGCCGAGGAGCCACGCGATGATGGACCGAGTCGATGCGATGCGTGTCGTGCAGGAGCCGGCCTATGCCGCCAGCCTGACCGACGATCAATGGCGCGTGCTCGCGCTCGACCCGGCGTGGGACGAGCTCCTCGGTGAGTTTCATGAGCTTGTCGCGCCGGTCATCGCGCGGTACGGCGCGAAGCTCGGCATGCCCGAGCCCCAGGCGGTGCCTTCGGCGCCGGACGGCGTCGATCAGCAACGGTCGTTTGCGGTGGTCGGGCAGCGCGTCCCGCGGCTGCACGGGCTGGGTGTGGTCACCAGCCTCGGGCAGTACACCCAGAACATGCGCATGCCGGGAATGCTCCACACCCGGACGCTGCGCAGCCCGCACCCGCACGCCCGCGTCACGCGCGTCGATGCCAGCAAGGCCGAGGCGCTCCCCGGCGTCGCCGCCGTTCTGCACCGCGGCAATCTTCCGGCGGAGTACCGCGACGTCAGACTGGGGAGCGGCCCTCCGGACCGCTTCCTCTTCAACGAAGAAGTGTTCGAGGTCGGCGCCCCGATCGCCGTCGTCGCTGCGGAGAGCGAGCACGTCGCGGATCACGCGATCCGGCTGATCGAGGTCGGGTACGAGGTGCTGCCGGCCGTATTCGACGCGATGGAAGGCGCCCGCGCGTCGGCCCTCAAGCAGTGGGACAACCGGCAGAACGGGACGATCCTCAGCGTGACGCCGCCGCTCGTCCGCGGCAATCCGGACGGCGGTCGCGCCGACACGACGATCGAGGCGGTCCTCACGCGCGCGACCGAGCAGCACAACGCGCTGGAACTGACCAACTCGCTCATGTACTGGGATCAGGATCGTCTGGTCGCGCACTACACGAATCAGCACGCGCACGGCTCGCGCGGCGGGCTGTCGCAGGCGCTGAAGCTGCCGGCGAACCGCGTCCGCGTCGTCCAGAACGGGTACATGGGGTCGGGGTACGGCTACCGCTCCGGCATCGATCTCACCGAAGTGCACACGGCCATCCTGGCCCGCCTCACGGGCCGGCCGGTCAAGACGATGTATACGCGCGAGGAGGATTTCATCGCGCGCACCCACCGTCCCTCGTTCCGCAACGAGATGAAGCTCGGCGTGAACCGCGATGGCGCGATCCAGTTCGGCCACTTCCGGGTGTACGCCAACGTGGGTGCGCACCGCACCGGCGCCGCGAACGGATCCTGGTTCGCCTTCATCAACCTCTACAACATCCCGAACCTGAAGCTGGAAGCGATCGACGTCTTCACGAACAGCTACAAGGCGGGCCCGTACCGGTGCGTCAGCCATCCGAACGGCACGTTCGCGCTCGAGATGATGATCGAGAGGGCCGCCCACGCGATCGGGATGGACCCGGTGCAGTTCCGGCTGAAGAACATCAACGAGCAGGGGAATCCGGACACGAAGAAGCCCTTCAGCAATCCAGGCATCCGCGACTGCATCACGGCGGCGGCCGACCGCATCGCCTGGAAGCAGCGGTGGCACGAGCCGCGCGGCAGAGAAGTGCGGCCGGGCGTGTTCCACGGCATCGGGCTGGCCGCGCACGCGTGCAGCCACGGGGCCGGCACGAATCCCGCCACCGGCCAGGTGATCGTGAACACCGACGGCAGCGTGCAGTGCGTGTCGGGCAGCACGGAGATCGGGTGCGGCCAGCGGACGCAGATGGCGATGATCGCGGCCGAGGCGCTGGGGGTGCCGCTCGATCAGGTGAGCATCGCCACCTACGTGGACACCGACAACACGACCGACGCCGGGAGCACGTCCGGCAGCCGCCAGACGAACACCGGGGGGCGCGGGATGTACGAAGCCGCGATGGACGCCCGGCGACAGATTCTGGATCTCGCCGCGCAGAAGTTCGCGGCGGACGCGAAGCAGCGGAACGAATCGCTGCAGGTGACGCCCGAACACCTCGAGCTGGCGAACGGCGAGGTGGTCCTCAAGGCGGATCCGTCGAAGAAGCTCGCGCTGCAGGCGGTGACTCAGGCCGCCGGCATGCCGATCCTCGGACGCGCGATCTACCGGCAGGACAACGACTGGGAGCGGACGGCCTGGGCGGCGCACGCGGTGGAGGTGGAGGTGGACACGGGGACCGGCAGCGTCGCCGTCAAGAAGGTCGTGGCGGCCCACGACGTGGGGCGCGCCATCAACCCGTTCGCCGTCGAGCAGCAGATTCGCGGCGGCGTCGTGATGGCGCTCGGCGCCGTCTTCACCGAGGAGCTGCTGCAGGACGCGGCGACCGGGCTCCCGCTCAACCCCAACATGCTGGACTACCGCCCGCTCAGCATCGAGGACGCGCCCGGCCAGATCGAGGTCGTGATGATCGAGCGGCCGAAGGCGTACGGCGTCTTCGGTGCGCACGGGATCGGCGAGCCGCCGATGGGGCCGCCGGCGGCGGCGGTGGCGGCCGCCGTCCACAACGCGGTCGGCATCTGGATGGAGCACATGCCGATGACGCGCGAGAAGGTGTTGGCCGCGCTGAGGGCTCTGAGGTAGGAGCGCCCATGAAGCCATTTGCACTCTACGAGCCGGCGACCGTTCCGGAAGCGGTGGCCCTGCTGGCGAAACTCGGCAGCAAGGCGAGGGTCCTCGCCGGCGGCAGCGATCTCGTCGCGGGCGTGATGAAGGACTGGGTCGAGGGCCCGGGCATGCCCCTTCCCGACGCGCTCGTCGACGTGACCACGATCCCGCAGCTGCGCGGCATCAAGATCGATCGGAAGGGGGCCACGATCGGCGCCAACACGACGCTCACCGAGATCGTCGAGTCGAAGGAGCTGAACGCGATGGCGCCGTTGCTCGTGCGGGCCGCGCACGGCGTCGCCTCACCCCTCATCCGGAACTACGCCACGCTCGGCGGCAACGTCAACCAGCGGCCGCGCTGCTGGTTCCTCCGCGGGCGCGACTTCGCCTGCTACAAGAAGGGCGGGGACACCTGCTTTTCGGTGACGGGCGACAACCGCTACCACGCGATCATCGGCGGGGAGCTCTGCTACATCGTCCATCCGTCCGACACCGCGACGGCGCTGCTCGCGTTGAACGCACAGGCGAAAATCGCCGGCCCGGCGGGAGAGCGCACGGTCCCGTTCGACAGCTACTTCACCGGTCCGCGCGAAGACGTCCTGCGTGAGAACGTGCTCAAGCCCGACGAACTGCTCGTTGAAGTGTTCGTGCCGGCGCCGGCGGCGGGCGCGAGGCAGGCCTGGACGAAGCTGAAGAACCGCGAGGTCTACGACTTCGCGGTGGTTTCGGTCGCGGCGGCGTTCGTCACGGCGGGCGACACGTGGCAGGACGGCCGCATCGTCATTGGCGGCGTGGCGCCCGTCCCGTATCGCGCCGCGGTCGTCGAGAGCCAGCTCAAAGGCCGGAGCGTCAGGAGCAGCATCAGGCAGGCGGCGGCCGCGATTCGAACGGTGGCTCGCCCGATGAGCCAGAACGCCTACAAAGTGGACGTCACCCAGACGTTGATCGAGCGGACGGTGCTGGGGGCGCTGGAGGAGAAGGGCACGCAGCTATAACATCGGCTGGAGGCAATTCAGCAGCGAGTTGTGGATCACGCCGTTGCTCGCCACGTAATCGCCATCCGAGTAGAGCCACGTCATCCCCCGCGCGTCGGTGAGAACGCCGCCGGCGCGCTCGACGATGAGGCTCGCCGCCGCGATGTCCCAGATCTTCAAATCGAGGTGCCAGTAGGCGTGGAGCCGTCCGGCGGCGACGTGACAGAAGCCGAGCGCGGGCGAGCCCATCATCGTGCACGCGAGCACCTGATCGACCATCACGTTGACAATCGATCGCGCCTTCCGCCGGCGGTCACCGCCGCAGGGCCAGTCGGTGCCCAGGATCGCGCCGCTCCAGGCCTCCGACCCTTCGGAAATCTGCTGGACGCCGATGTTCCGGCCGTTGAGCGTGGCGGGGGTGTCCGCGGTTGCGGCGAACAACTCGTCGCGGGAAGGATCGTAGACCACGCCCACTTGTATGCGGCCCGCGGATCGCAGCGCGACCGAGAGCCCGAAATGCGGGATGCCCTGGACGAAATTCAGACTGCCGCAGATCGGATCGACGATCCAGAGCTGGTCGGCGTCGACGGGAAGGGTCGCCTCGGCCGGCCCCTCCTCGGCCAGGATGCCGGCGCGCGGATACGCCGCGAGGATTGTCGAGGCGATCGCCTCCTGAACGTCCAGCGAAGCCTGGGCGACGAGGTCCCGATCTCCCTTCCAGCTGACGTATCCCGGGTCGCCCATGCGGGCGCGGCTGACCTCTCCGCCCCGGCGGACGGCCTGCACGGCCACTTCCAGCCGGCGACTGAGTTCGACGCTCATCGGCGCAGTCTAGCCCATGGCCGCCTCACGCGGCGCCCGGAGTCCCGTCACGCCGATCCCCCGCTCTGCGCGCGCGCGCCGCCGCAGTGTAGGCTGGCGCGAGGAGACGGCCGATGAACTCAGCGATGCCCGCCCGGGATCTCTTCGACATCCCGGACGGCGTGACGTATCTCAATTGCGCGACGATGTCGCCGCAGCTGCGAGCGGCGACCGAGGCTGGACTGGAGGCCGTCAGGCGGAAGGCGGCCCCCTGGACGATCTCCCAGGCGGATTTCTTCAGCGGCGCCGAGGAGCTTCGCGCGCTGGCGGCCGCGGTGGCGGGGGTCGAGACCGACGCGATCGCGCTCGTGCCGGCCGCCAGCTACGGCATCGCCGTCGCGGCGAAGAACGCCCCTGTCCGCGCGGGACAGTCGATCGCCGTTCTCGACCGCGAGTTTCCCTCGAACGTCTACGCCTGGCGCGCGCTGGCGCAGCGAACCGGCGCGCGTGTCGTCACCGTCGCGCGCACCGGCGGCGAGTCCTGGACGGACGCGATCCTGCGCACGGTGGACGAGCGGACCGCGATCGTGTCCGTGCCGCACTGCCACTGGACGGACGGCAGCCGGATCGACCTCGCACGTGTCGGCGACCGCGCGCGGGCGGCGGGCGCGATGCTCGTCGTGGACGCGAGCCAGTCGCTCGGCGCGTGCCCGCTCGACATCCGGTGCGTCCAGCCGGATTTCCTCGTCGCCGTCGGCTACAAATGGCTCCTGGGGCCGTACTCGCTCAGCTACCTCTACGCATCGCCGCGGTGGCGCGAGCGCGGCGTGCCGCTCGAGGACTCGTGGCTCGCGCGCGAGGGGAGCGGGGACTTCGCGCGCCTGGTGGACTACCGCGACGAGTATCGCCGCGGCGCGCGGCGGTTCGACATGGGCGAGGTCTCGCAGTTCGTGCTGGCGCCGATCGCGGCCGCGGCGCTGGGGCAGATCCTCTCGTGGACCGTCGAAGCCATCCAGTCGTCGCTCTCGCGGCTGACCGATCGAGCGGCTGAGCTGGCGGCCGCCTCGGGCTACATCACGCAGCCGCCCAGCGAGCGCGTCGGCCACATGATCGGCGTCCGGCTGCCGGGCGGCATCCCGCCAGATCTGATTGCGAGGCTTGCCGCCGCGCGCATCTACGTCGGCCTCCGAGGGGATTCGATCCGGGTCGCGCCCCACCTCTATAACACCGAGGCGGACATCGATCGCCTGTTCTCGGTGCTGGCGGGCTGAACCGTTCATCGGCGCCTTACGCGCGACGAAAACGCGCTTACTCCGCCTGTAATCGCTGCCCGCGGATCCCGCGATTCTTCCCCGTTTTCCGCGCCACCGCTGGTGGTACTCGACTTGTGAAGGCGGATTCGGAGCGAATCGTTCAGCAGGAGGAGCAGCATGCGATTCACACGCCGATGCACGTCCCTGTCTCTCGCCGCCGCCGCGCTGGCCGCGTATGCCGCCTCGAGCGGTCCCGAGATCCACGCGCAGAGTGGACCGCAGGTCCTCGTCCCGAACCTCGCCGTCAGAACCGTCGTCAGCGGGCTGATTACGCCCGTCGCGATGGCCTTCCTCGGCCCCGACGACATCCTGGTGACCGAGAAGAACACCGGGCAGGTGAAGCGGATCGTCGGCGGCGCCGTGCAGTCCACGGTCCTCGATCTGGCCGTCAACTTCGGTTCCGAGCGCGGCCTGCTCGGTATTGCGCTGCACCCGGACTTCTCGTCGAACGGCGCCGTCTATCTGTACTGGACCGAGAGCACGACGGGCGCCGACACGAACGTGCTGTCCCAGACATCGCTGCTCGGAAACCGCGTGGACCGTTTCATCTGGGACGGCACCTCTCTCACGCTCGATCGGAACATCATCCGGATTCGGGCGATTCAGCAGGACGCGGGACAGCCGGAGCGCGGCAACCACGACGGCGGCGTGATCGCGTTCGGACCGGACGGGAAGCTCTACGTCTTCACGGGCGATGTCGGGCGGCGCGGTCAACTGCAGAACCTGCCTTGCGGCCCCACGGCCACGTGTCCCGGGCCGATCGTTCCCGACGACCAGTTCGGCGGCCCCGAACCAGACGAGGCGCACCGCACGGGAGTGGTCCTTCGCCTCAACGGCGACGGGACGACGCCAGGAGACAACCCGTTCTTCGCGGCAGGCGCCGCCATCGGCGGCGAGGCCGGCGCGTCGGTGCAGCGAATCTTCTCCTACGGGCACCGAAACGGAATCGGCATGGCGTTCGATCCGCGGTCGGGCCGTCTCTGGATGCAGGAAAACGGCGACGACAGCTTCAGCGAGCTGAACCTCGTCGACGCGGGCATGAACGGCGGCTGGGTGCAAATCGCCGGGCCCGTGGAACGGATCGCGCAGTTCAAGGAGATCGAGACGACCTTCGGCGGCCGCAATCTGCAGCAGCTCCGCTGGCCGCCGGCCAATATCGCCGACACGCCCGACGGAGCCCTTTCGCGGCTGTTCATGCTGTCGGGCGCGCACTACAGCGATCCGGAATTCAGCTGGAAATGGGAAGTCGCGCCGGCCGGCCTCGGCTTCATGTCGGGCCGCGCGCTCGGCCGGCAATTCGACGGCGATCTCTTCCTCGGCGCGGCGACGCCGCTCCTCCAGGGAGGCTATCTCTTCCGGTTCAACCTCACGGGGAACCGCGCGAAGATTGCCGTTGACGATCCGCGGCTGGAGGACCGGGTCGCCGACAATCTCGCGAAGCACGAGATCACGGAAAGCGAGAGCCTGCTCTTCGGCCGCAACTTCGGAATCGCAACCGACATCCGCACCGGTCCGAACGGCAACCTGTTCGTCGTGTCGCTGACCGGGGGCGCGATCTACGAGATCCATCGCGTGAAGTAGACGGGGACCATGGTTCGGGGCGGCGCGCCGATGATCGAGCGCGGCGGCGTGTATCATGATGTCTTGTGGCGTCACGATCCTCCCGGTCGGCCCGGCTGACGCTCGTCGCCTTCGGCCTGCTCTGTTCCGTGCGGGGGATTGAGGCGCAGGACGCCGCGACATCTGCCGGAACGATCGCACGCACTCCCATTTCACGCGAACGGCGCTACGTGATGAACGCGCGGATCCGGCCGTTGCTGTTCTGGATCCGCAAGAACAACGTGGGTGCCGCGCGCATTACGTGGCGCGGCAACCGCGAGGGCGCACACGGCTACGAGCTGCTGGTCGGGTCCGATCCGCTCAAGGCGCCGCGCAAGATCAACAGGTGGGGATACATCGCGGAGCACGCGCTCGATGGCGATGCCGCCGTGGTCGGGGTGATGAAGCACGCGAATTCGGAATCCGTCGAGGAGGCGGAACGGCAGCTGGCGCGCGAGGGGACGGGCGGTTATGTCTTCCAGGCGATTCGCGCGCACGTCAGGGGCGAGGTGTCCACTTCGGAGATCGTGCAGATCCGCAGCGACACGGACATGAGCTACCGGGAACTCGACGCGCTGCTCGCGCGCGTGGACCGCGTGGAGGCGCCGCCGCGCAGTGTCAGCGTGCCGAACGCGATCGCGCCCGGCCTGCTCTCCGCCGTTGCGGAGATGGTCCACGAGACCATCTCGCGGCCCGAGCGCGGTCGCGCGACGCGTCTCTCTCCGCCCCGGCCGGGCCCATACGTGTACAACAACCGGCTCTACGACCTGACGATGCGGTCGCTGGAGGCGGTGACGGACTTCGCGGCCGGCGAACGCCGTTACGGCCCGGCCCTGGACGCGGAGTTCGAAATCCTGAACCGCTCCACGCGCAACAAGACAAAGTTTTCCATCGTGTACGGCCGCAGCGGCGCGCTGGCCGGCGTGCCGCTCAAAATCGTGTTCCGGCCGAAATGGTGGTTCGAGGCGGAGCTGCTCCTCGAAGACTGACGCGCGGCCGCTCAGCGCTCGTCGGGCCGGACGTCGATCGTAATCTCCCGCCATCTCCCCTGGTTGAAGCGCCACACGCTCAGCGCGCACCGCGTCGCGTGTCCGGCCAGGATCGCCAGCCAGATATCGAGGGCGTCGAGCCGGCCCGCCTGCTGGATGAGGACGCAGATGCCGAGCGGCACGATGATCTGCGAGACGATCGAAATAAAGA
This window encodes:
- a CDS encoding PQQ-dependent sugar dehydrogenase; its protein translation is MRFTRRCTSLSLAAAALAAYAASSGPEIHAQSGPQVLVPNLAVRTVVSGLITPVAMAFLGPDDILVTEKNTGQVKRIVGGAVQSTVLDLAVNFGSERGLLGIALHPDFSSNGAVYLYWTESTTGADTNVLSQTSLLGNRVDRFIWDGTSLTLDRNIIRIRAIQQDAGQPERGNHDGGVIAFGPDGKLYVFTGDVGRRGQLQNLPCGPTATCPGPIVPDDQFGGPEPDEAHRTGVVLRLNGDGTTPGDNPFFAAGAAIGGEAGASVQRIFSYGHRNGIGMAFDPRSGRLWMQENGDDSFSELNLVDAGMNGGWVQIAGPVERIAQFKEIETTFGGRNLQQLRWPPANIADTPDGALSRLFMLSGAHYSDPEFSWKWEVAPAGLGFMSGRALGRQFDGDLFLGAATPLLQGGYLFRFNLTGNRAKIAVDDPRLEDRVADNLAKHEITESESLLFGRNFGIATDIRTGPNGNLFVVSLTGGAIYEIHRVK